The DNA region CGTTAAAGAGCGTCCGGCGCGTGATTTTCGTCCTCTACGGCCCCCGCGCCTACGAGGCCTTCCGGTCGGCGTTCTGACGATTCAATTTTCGGGGTGGACCTCTTCCCGGGGCAACGCCCCCCGCAAGCCCAATCGGCCCCAGATGCGGGCGAAAAAGAGCACCAGCCGCAGAAACCAGGGGTGTTTGTAACGCCCCCAATTTATCACCCCGATTATCCACTTGTAGAAACTGAAGAGTTTCGGTCCCAACCAAGTCACCAGGCCTCCGCGCCAGTGGTCGCGGCAGTACCGAAGCAGGCATTTGGGGATGTAAGGGGCGGTTTCGATCAGCCAGCGCAGCGTCTTGGGGGTGTAGTAGTTGGCGGGGTTGGTGGCGTACATCGCCGAGTTGTAGGGGTCCGTCATCCGGTCGAGAAACCCGGCGGCCTTCGCCTTGTCGTAGAAAATGGTCTCCGGGAAGGGCGTCAGGGAGTAAGTGACGACGTAGTACGGCTTTTTCAGTTTCAACAGGACATCTATGGTGTCCAGTACGTCCCGCTCCGTCTCGAAAGGGTTGTCTACCAAGACATCGTAACTCTTACCGACCCCGTACTTCGACAGGATCCAGTCGTTTTCCAGGAATTTCTCGTTATCCTGCACGCGCTCGTACACCTCGAGGGAAAGGCGCTTCGAGCCGGTTTGCAACCCTATCCCCGCGTAATCGAACCCGGCGTCGGCCAGGAGCTCGATCCTCCTTTCGGTGGTGAAGCGGGGTATCATGCGGGCGATGAAGGGCAGGCCGACCTCCGCTTTGTACCGGCGGCAGAAATCATCCAGCCATTCGTCGGAACCCATGAAGAAGCTGTCGTCCTGGATGTTGATACCCCGGATGAAGGGCATCTTTTCCCGGGCCCAGAGGATCTCGGCGATGCTGTTATCCACCGTCCGCCGACGCAGCCAGTGCTTGCCGAACTGGCTCCAGAAGAAGTTGTTGACGCAGTACGTGCATTGGTACGGACAACCACGGCTGGTCAGCAGGCGGTAGTACGTCCCCTCCCAGGTGTTGAGCCTTTGGTACGACTCCCACCCCATGGGGAGGATTGCCTCCCCGTTCGAGTAGTAGGAGTGCCGGACGTCGTAATCCGGAAAGGGGAGGGAATCGAGATCGTCAATGAGCTGCAACCGACCGGCGGCGCGGACCTCGTGGGCGTTTTCACCGGGGAGGAGGAAGTTGGGCAACCGGCGGTTTCCCCCGCTCTCCGTCTCGTCCAGGTAGGCGGTCCAGGTGGGCTCCGCTTCGGTCAGGCAGACCGCGTCGGCGTAAGGCAGGCATTCCTCCGGGCGGATGGCGGCGTGGATCCCGCCCCACACCACGTGACG from bacterium includes:
- a CDS encoding radical SAM protein; translated protein: MANTLLVCFDSLAYAPGLRLLSALGNAAGHPTYLLFLIKESATFQDRRFETPGELAGFANLLDELSIDVVGLSVMTPEYHRAVRVAERARASGRHVVWGGIHAAIRPEECLPYADAVCLTEAEPTWTAYLDETESGGNRRLPNFLLPGENAHEVRAAGRLQLIDDLDSLPFPDYDVRHSYYSNGEAILPMGWESYQRLNTWEGTYYRLLTSRGCPYQCTYCVNNFFWSQFGKHWLRRRTVDNSIAEILWAREKMPFIRGINIQDDSFFMGSDEWLDDFCRRYKAEVGLPFIARMIPRFTTERRIELLADAGFDYAGIGLQTGSKRLSLEVYERVQDNEKFLENDWILSKYGVGKSYDVLVDNPFETERDVLDTIDVLLKLKKPYYVVTYSLTPFPETIFYDKAKAAGFLDRMTDPYNSAMYATNPANYYTPKTLRWLIETAPYIPKCLLRYCRDHWRGGLVTWLGPKLFSFYKWIIGVINWGRYKHPWFLRLVLFFARIWGRLGLRGALPREEVHPEN